In the Vibrio gigantis genome, one interval contains:
- a CDS encoding DUF3413 domain-containing protein, which yields MVDSANSYSDRVSRLVGWGHWFAFFNIIAAMLIGTRYITQSAWPETLLGQFYLAASWVGHFGFLVFALYLLVLFPLTFILPSRKLLRLVAVCFATIGLTVLLIDTQTYQNINLHLTPVVWEVLFSGEESAFTSDLQHLFIVMPLIFLLQLGLSEWVWRKQRKLSHKHIGRPITAVFFLCFISSHLTYMWADAYFYNPITSQKANFPLSYPMTAKSFMEKHGLLDREEYLERLEANKGNVNLVSYPLEEIQYNRRSDDLNILMVSVNNLRSDALNATAMPNSYAYAQQSINFTNHYSSSNDMFGIFGLFYGLPSSYASSIEAQGSSAVLLDVLDNHDYKFAAFSGDNFSDALYSDIIFRGRNIMPEQATYDDQSAIQAWSDWIQSPKAKRPWFNFIELTTLDNFASYDSNSESDSTLTTAERFAADYQKSATAADDQLATIYAELERLDLISNTVVIITSNHGTEFNETKTNSWGANSNYSRYQLQVPLFISWPGKSASEYTHRSSHLDVSVTLMQELLGVSSNPSDFSSGRSLFNERKRKWILAGDSRELALVTDQQTTVLDKFGNYKLYDQNYKRLKNVSPRLPVLMQGLTELQRFYTKND from the coding sequence ATGGTAGACAGCGCAAACTCATATAGCGATCGTGTATCTCGACTGGTTGGTTGGGGTCACTGGTTTGCATTTTTCAACATCATTGCTGCGATGTTGATTGGTACTCGTTATATCACTCAATCTGCTTGGCCAGAAACCTTGCTGGGTCAATTCTACTTGGCTGCTTCATGGGTTGGTCATTTCGGCTTTTTGGTATTTGCGCTCTATCTATTAGTGCTGTTCCCGCTCACATTTATTCTTCCGTCGAGGAAGTTATTACGTTTGGTTGCCGTTTGCTTTGCGACCATAGGTTTAACTGTCCTGTTGATTGATACTCAAACGTATCAAAATATAAACCTCCACCTGACGCCTGTCGTGTGGGAGGTTTTATTCAGTGGAGAGGAGTCTGCATTTACGTCTGATTTGCAGCACCTCTTCATTGTTATGCCGCTTATTTTCTTATTACAGCTTGGCCTATCTGAATGGGTTTGGCGTAAGCAGCGAAAACTTTCTCATAAACACATCGGCCGTCCAATTACCGCCGTCTTCTTCTTGTGTTTCATCAGTAGCCACCTGACTTACATGTGGGCTGATGCGTACTTCTATAACCCAATTACGAGCCAAAAAGCGAACTTCCCACTGTCTTACCCAATGACAGCGAAAAGCTTTATGGAGAAACATGGTCTGTTAGACCGTGAAGAATATCTAGAGCGCTTAGAAGCGAACAAAGGCAATGTAAACCTTGTTAGCTACCCGCTCGAAGAAATTCAGTACAACCGCCGCAGCGATGATCTTAATATCCTGATGGTGAGTGTGAACAACCTTCGCTCTGACGCACTTAATGCCACGGCGATGCCAAACAGCTACGCCTACGCACAACAGTCGATCAACTTCACCAATCACTACAGTTCAAGTAACGATATGTTTGGTATTTTCGGCTTGTTCTATGGTTTGCCGAGCAGCTACGCAAGCAGTATCGAAGCTCAAGGGTCAAGTGCAGTATTACTCGATGTTTTAGATAATCACGATTATAAGTTTGCAGCTTTCAGTGGCGACAACTTTAGCGATGCACTTTACTCGGATATCATCTTCCGAGGCCGTAATATAATGCCAGAACAGGCAACTTATGATGACCAAAGTGCAATACAAGCTTGGTCTGACTGGATTCAATCACCAAAAGCTAAACGCCCTTGGTTTAACTTTATTGAACTGACCACACTGGATAATTTCGCCAGCTACGATTCAAATTCAGAGTCAGACTCAACGTTAACCACAGCAGAACGCTTTGCTGCAGACTATCAGAAATCTGCTACGGCGGCCGACGATCAGTTAGCAACAATCTACGCTGAACTAGAGCGCTTAGATCTTATCAGCAACACGGTGGTTATCATTACTTCTAATCACGGTACTGAGTTTAACGAAACCAAAACCAACAGCTGGGGTGCAAACTCCAACTACAGTCGCTATCAACTGCAGGTTCCTCTATTTATCAGCTGGCCTGGTAAGTCTGCTTCTGAATACACTCACCGTTCTAGTCACCTAGACGTATCAGTAACACTGATGCAAGAACTATTAGGCGTGTCTTCAAACCCAAGTGATTTCAGTAGTGGCCGCAGCCTATTTAATGAACGTAAGAGAAAGTGGATCCTCGCGGGTGACTCTCGTGAACTTGCTCTTGTTACTGACCAGCAAACAACGGTGTTAGATAAATTTGGTAACTACAAATTGTACGACCAGAATTACAAACGCCTGAAAAACGTCAGCCCTCGCTTACCTGTGTTAATGCAAGGCCTGACTGAGCTACAGCGTTTCTACACAAAAAATGACTAA